One Nicotiana sylvestris chromosome 12, ASM39365v2, whole genome shotgun sequence genomic window carries:
- the LOC104224614 gene encoding uncharacterized protein, whose product MQTYLLLAPTTIDKGGSSNQKLSFGPWAWPSKRVGIFQHRTRISASAIGGGLQNHYTVLGVPHNASSADIKKAYRLLALKYHPDVSKDSGAEEVFKKIHLAYDVLSNESSRSQYDQALRHQDNSDRPLGGDWEYEYEYDDVIRTYRWADLRRKMRRERYWERYQYHTRENFSSYYDKDEESEEETPDEERGPFTEVLRSAFLSLFLMYTVGIRLSLTFSSLMSLLDRKLDAGYKIGYLLAWILGGRGGILLTLCLSFASWLCGKTSSSVVVLVVVAMWVGSNVARYAPLPQGAILTLLYMSIKLQVDLS is encoded by the exons ATGCAGACCTATCTCTTGTTGGCACCCACTACCATTGATAAAGGTGGTAGCTCCAATcagaaattatcttttggaccaTGGGCGTGGCCTAGCAAGCGCGTAGGTATTTTTCAGCATCGTACACGGATTTCAGCGTCTGCTATCGGCGGTGGCCTGCAGAACCACTATACTGTGCTTGGTGTGCCACACAATGCTTCTTCTGCTGATATAAAAAAGGCATATCGTCTTCTTGCTCTCAAG TATCATCCTGATGTTAGCAAGGATTCAGGAGCTGAAGAGGTTTTCAAGAAAATCCATCTTGCATATGAT GTATTATCCAATGAATCATCAAGAAGTCAGTATGATCAGGCTCTTCGACATCAGGATAATAGTGACAGGCCTTTAGGGGGAGATTGGGAATACGAATATGAATATGACGATGTCATAAGAACCTATAGGTGGGCTGATCTGAGACGAAAAATGCGAAGAGAGAGATATTGGGAAAGGTATCAATATCATACAAGGGAAAACTTCTCCTCGTATTATGATAAAGATGAGGAGTCTGAAGAAGAAACTCCGGATGAAGAAAGAGGTCCATTTACGGAAGTGCTCAGATCTGCATTTCTCTCTTTATTCCTAATGTATACCGTAGGTATTCGTTTGTCTTTGACATTTAGTAGCCTCATGTCCTTGCTTGATCGAAAGTTAGACGCCGGATACAAGATTGGTTATCTACTTGCATGGATCTTGGGAGGCAGAGGTGGTATTTTACTTACATTATGCCTTTCGTTCGCAAGTTGGCTCTGTGGCAAAACCAGCAGTAGCGTAGTTGTATTGGTGGTAGTAGCCATGTGGGTCGGATCCAATGTTGCTAGGTATGCTCCACTCCCACAAGGCGCCATTCTTACTCTGTTATACATGTCAATCAAACTACAAGTTGATCTTAGCTAA